The Rhizobium sp. BT03 genome segment GTGCAATTTCCCTCAAGCCTGTGCATTCCGAAGAAGCCGAAAGCGATGTCCACGACAAGGTCGACGGCGAAGTTGCCGAAATCGTGGAGGTCGCTGATCCCGCTATATCAGGTGGTACTGGTTTCGACGTCACCGCTGCGAATGATGCCGCTAGGCTCAAGCGAATTGCCGAGTCGCACCGCGCGAGCAAAGGAGCCGCAGCAAGGAAGCGGTGGCGATTGCAAACGATCCCCAATTTATCCAAACTGCAAACGGGATGAGCCTCGATGACGAGATCAGGATGCTCAGGGATCAGCTGGCCAGAAAGCTAACGTTGCAAAACGCGCAGTTGAGAAAAATGCTGGAGCGGTTTGAACGATGAGCGTGACGCGCTGCCTGCCTTTTAAGCTTGTTGCAGGTGTCCTTTCAAGGCGATAGAGGCGGCATCCTATCTTGCGACCTATCCTCACGACCGTTATACTGTTTTTGAAAAACAGTATAACCCTGGAGTCGAGCTATGAAGTCCATCGACCTCATGTATCAGACGATGCTCGCTGAGCTCGGTCAGCGCTCGCTCGACGCCGCTTGGACGGCCGATTTCCCTCCGGAGGGTCGGTTCACCCCGGCAAACATCAAGGGGCGCAAGTACTGGTATTTCGACATCCCGGATGGACATGGTGGTACGAAACGTCGTTACGTCGGTTCCGCTGATGATCCGGTTATCGCACAGCGCGTAGCTGATCATAAGCGGGACAAGGACGATCTACGCGCTCGCAGGCGCTTGGTAAATACCCTGACCCGCGAAGGCGGGATGATCGCCCCTGACGCCATGTCGGGCGATATCGTCGAGGCTCTTGCCGATGGCGGTCTCTTTCGGCTCCGGGGTATTCTCATAGGCACGGTGGCCTTTCAGTGCTATTCAGGACTGCTCGGTGTCCGTCTTCCCATGGCTGCGATCCTGACCGGCGATGCTGACATCGCCCAGGACTATGCCATCAGTCGGGAGGTCGAAGATAGTCTGCCTCCGATCCTTGAGTTGCTGCAGGGCGTCGACGCCAGCTTTCGTCCAGTTCCACATCGATCGGGAGCCGCGGTCTCGTCAGCGTTTCAGAATGCCGACGGCTACAGGGTTGAGTTCCTGACGTCGAACCGTGGTTCGGATGACTACATCGATCAGCCGGCGAAGATGCCCGCTCTTGGTGGCGCCAGCGCGGATCCACTGCGCTTTCTCGACTTCCTCATAAGGGAACCCGTCAGGACAATGCTGCTCCACCGAAGCGGTGTTCCGGTCGTCGTCCCTGATCCGTCCCGGTATGCCGTCCACAAGCTAATAGTCGCCAGCCGCCGAAACACGGACGGGCAGGGGCCGGCGAAGCGTGAGAAGGACATCCGACAAGCTGCGCTGCTCTTCGAAGCGCTGCAGCAGACAAGGCGATCTACCGACTTGGCGCTCGTCTACAACGAAGCATGGAGGCGCGGGCCTACATGGCGAGAAGGTATTCGAACCGGGGCGGGAATGCTGCCAGCACAAGATGCCGAGCGGCTCAACACGGTCCTGACCGAGGGCGGAAAAAGAAACGGCGAAGAAATTGAACTTCCGTTTGGAGAATAGGCCGTCTTTCAAGGCTAAGCAGTTGATTTGAT includes the following:
- a CDS encoding GSU2403 family nucleotidyltransferase fold protein → MKSIDLMYQTMLAELGQRSLDAAWTADFPPEGRFTPANIKGRKYWYFDIPDGHGGTKRRYVGSADDPVIAQRVADHKRDKDDLRARRRLVNTLTREGGMIAPDAMSGDIVEALADGGLFRLRGILIGTVAFQCYSGLLGVRLPMAAILTGDADIAQDYAISREVEDSLPPILELLQGVDASFRPVPHRSGAAVSSAFQNADGYRVEFLTSNRGSDDYIDQPAKMPALGGASADPLRFLDFLIREPVRTMLLHRSGVPVVVPDPSRYAVHKLIVASRRNTDGQGPAKREKDIRQAALLFEALQQTRRSTDLALVYNEAWRRGPTWREGIRTGAGMLPAQDAERLNTVLTEGGKRNGEEIELPFGE